The Burkholderia pyrrocinia genome includes a window with the following:
- a CDS encoding arylsulfatase gives MQYNGQEFKSRFVYREDPKMKDRFASTILAMSVQAMLALAVPVSTAAQPKPGPTASGSILPMPEVESAGVIGRTFKDSTPPKRLWLKPAAGAPNVVVVLLDDVGFGAAGTFGGLIPTPALDKLAQGGLRYNRFHTTAMCSPTRASLLTGRNPHAVGWGVVSELSTDYDGYIGIIPQSAATVAEILRQHGYATSAWGKWHNTAVWETSVNGPFDHWPTGQGFQKFYGFLGGEIDQYEPELFDNTTLVQHSDKPGYYLNEDLTDHAIAWMQQQKSVSPDKPFFVYFAPGGTHAPLQVPKGWIDRFKGKFDQGWDKVREQIFARQKSLGVIPADAVLTPRPQALPSWDSQSPDEKKVEARLMETYAGYLANTDAQVGRLVTALQQMQQFDNTLFIYVVGDNGASGEGGLHGHFNEMDAFNGIREDAASTVEHLDEIGGPTSSPHYPAEWAWAMNTPFQWMKQVASHFGGTRNPMVISWPAAIREPGGLRSQFAYVADLMPTILEATRIPVPKEVNGVVQQPVDGSSLVYSFNAPDAPSLDRAQYFEMVGNRAMYRDGWMVSTTPARMPWNVLSWGPSALGTEHWELYHVDGDFTQAHDVAQQYPDKLRELQDLFWKEARKNNVLPLDDRFVERLSLTNDVNQATARPSLTAGRTHFVYYQGAVGINESSAPNIKNRSYAITVKAHIPDTGGEGVLVAQGGAHAGWSLFVNHSGDPVYTYVFAGQRVTLTAPARLPVGDAIIRFEFTYDGGGRGKGGTGRLIVNGQLAGEARLERTVPNIFSMNESFDVGTDTKSPVGDYPRNYRFNSAIHSVAVDLL, from the coding sequence ATGCAATATAACGGGCAGGAATTCAAATCCCGTTTCGTCTATAGGGAAGATCCAAAAATGAAAGACCGTTTTGCATCGACGATTCTTGCGATGAGCGTCCAGGCGATGCTCGCGCTTGCCGTACCCGTCAGCACCGCAGCCCAGCCGAAGCCTGGGCCAACCGCCTCCGGCTCCATCCTGCCCATGCCAGAGGTAGAATCGGCGGGCGTCATTGGCCGCACGTTCAAGGATTCAACGCCGCCCAAGCGCCTATGGCTCAAGCCGGCCGCCGGCGCGCCCAATGTGGTTGTGGTGCTGCTCGATGACGTCGGTTTCGGCGCGGCGGGCACATTTGGCGGTTTGATCCCAACGCCGGCGCTTGACAAGCTCGCACAAGGCGGCTTGCGCTACAACCGGTTCCACACGACCGCAATGTGCTCGCCCACGCGTGCGTCACTGCTGACCGGCCGCAATCCGCACGCGGTCGGCTGGGGCGTGGTCAGCGAGTTGAGCACCGACTACGACGGCTACATCGGCATCATTCCGCAAAGCGCCGCAACCGTCGCCGAAATCCTGCGCCAGCACGGCTACGCTACATCAGCCTGGGGCAAATGGCACAATACGGCCGTGTGGGAAACCTCGGTCAACGGCCCCTTCGACCACTGGCCAACAGGCCAGGGCTTCCAGAAGTTCTACGGCTTTCTCGGCGGCGAGATAGACCAGTACGAGCCGGAACTGTTCGACAACACAACACTCGTGCAGCATTCCGACAAGCCCGGCTATTACCTCAACGAGGATCTAACCGACCACGCGATCGCGTGGATGCAGCAACAGAAATCGGTCTCGCCGGACAAGCCATTCTTCGTCTATTTCGCGCCAGGCGGCACGCACGCGCCGCTGCAGGTTCCCAAAGGGTGGATCGATCGCTTCAAGGGAAAGTTCGATCAGGGCTGGGACAAGGTTCGCGAACAGATCTTCGCCCGACAGAAGTCGCTCGGCGTGATCCCGGCAGATGCTGTGTTGACGCCGCGTCCGCAGGCACTGCCGTCTTGGGATAGCCAGTCGCCCGATGAAAAGAAAGTCGAGGCGCGGTTGATGGAAACCTACGCGGGCTACCTCGCGAATACCGACGCACAAGTCGGCCGGCTGGTCACCGCCTTGCAGCAGATGCAGCAGTTCGACAACACCCTGTTCATCTACGTCGTCGGCGACAACGGCGCGAGCGGCGAAGGCGGTCTGCACGGTCACTTCAACGAAATGGACGCCTTCAACGGCATACGCGAAGACGCGGCGTCAACCGTCGAGCACCTCGATGAGATCGGTGGCCCGACATCGTCGCCGCATTACCCTGCCGAATGGGCCTGGGCCATGAATACGCCGTTTCAATGGATGAAGCAGGTGGCCTCGCATTTCGGCGGCACGCGCAATCCGATGGTCATCAGTTGGCCGGCGGCGATCCGCGAGCCGGGTGGCCTGCGCTCGCAATTCGCCTACGTCGCGGACCTGATGCCGACTATCCTCGAAGCCACCAGGATTCCTGTGCCGAAGGAGGTCAACGGCGTCGTCCAACAGCCCGTCGACGGGAGCAGCCTCGTCTACAGCTTCAACGCGCCTGATGCGCCGAGCCTCGACCGAGCCCAGTATTTCGAAATGGTCGGCAACCGTGCCATGTATCGCGACGGCTGGATGGTCTCGACCACGCCGGCGCGGATGCCGTGGAACGTGCTGTCGTGGGGCCCTAGCGCGCTCGGCACCGAACATTGGGAGCTGTATCACGTCGACGGCGATTTCACGCAAGCGCATGACGTCGCCCAGCAGTACCCGGACAAGCTGCGCGAACTGCAGGACTTGTTCTGGAAGGAGGCCAGGAAGAATAACGTGCTGCCACTCGATGATCGTTTCGTCGAGCGTCTGTCGCTAACCAACGACGTGAACCAAGCCACGGCGCGCCCGAGCCTCACGGCCGGGCGCACGCATTTCGTGTATTACCAGGGGGCGGTCGGGATCAATGAGAGTAGCGCGCCGAACATCAAGAATCGCTCGTATGCGATCACGGTCAAGGCGCACATTCCGGACACGGGGGGCGAAGGCGTGCTAGTCGCCCAGGGAGGGGCCCACGCCGGATGGTCGCTCTTTGTGAACCACTCGGGGGATCCGGTCTACACCTATGTGTTCGCCGGCCAGCGCGTGACGCTCACCGCCCCGGCCCGCCTGCCGGTCGGCGATGCCATCATCCGCTTCGAATTCACCTACGATGGTGGTGGACGGGGCAAGGGAGGCACAGGCAGGCTGATCGTCAACGGCCAGTTGGCCGGTGAAGCACGTCTCGAGCGAACCGTGCCAAATATCTTTTCCATGAATGAGTCGTTCGACGTCGGAACCGATACGAAGTCGCCCGTCGGCGACTATCCGCGGAATTATCGCTTCAATAGCGCGATCCACAGCGTAGCGGTCGATTTACTGTGA
- a CDS encoding DUF1329 domain-containing protein: protein MKQRNTHLLLRSSVLAAGMALAAASIAGVTADDLKQLNTTLTPMGAQRAGSADGGVPAWSGKWLGVPPGIQYKSGERYPDPYAGEKPIAVITAQNMTQYADRLTDGQKALFKKYPDTFRMPVYPSHRDFRFDEDTYQSIHTYAPKVSMTPDGNGLKNAPPQVPFPIPKTGLELMWNLCLSPSIGQESAVYDQAVVYQESQIAWGKTNYRVFSPRNTGRFDASNPLNTRSFFRNQVELPLRDSGTLTVGYQLWDQEGSNTRRTWVYNPGTRRVRQAPEYGFDQPTGAGGFRTVDDDRLFNGSGERYDWKIIGKKEYYVPYDNYKLLSSSVKYSDLLTKHHANPDFMRYELHRVWVLQATLKPGFRHIYAKRVLYLDEDTWMALAADNYDTRGQLWRTNLATTVYAYDAKRFYPSAVFYHDLLSNAYFADRLTNEQPMPLLNRSPEFNETYFSPDAARGAGT from the coding sequence ATGAAACAACGCAACACCCACCTTCTGCTACGCAGCAGCGTGCTGGCCGCAGGCATGGCTCTGGCCGCCGCGTCGATCGCCGGCGTCACAGCCGACGACCTGAAACAGCTCAACACCACGCTGACGCCCATGGGCGCACAGCGCGCCGGCAGCGCCGACGGCGGCGTGCCCGCGTGGAGCGGCAAGTGGCTCGGCGTGCCGCCGGGTATCCAATACAAGTCCGGTGAGCGGTACCCCGATCCTTATGCAGGCGAAAAGCCGATCGCGGTCATCACCGCCCAAAACATGACACAGTATGCGGACCGCCTGACCGACGGCCAAAAAGCGCTTTTCAAGAAATATCCAGACACGTTTCGCATGCCGGTTTATCCGAGTCATCGTGACTTCCGCTTCGACGAGGATACTTACCAGTCCATCCACACGTATGCGCCTAAAGTATCGATGACGCCTGATGGAAACGGGCTGAAGAATGCACCGCCGCAGGTGCCGTTTCCGATTCCCAAGACCGGCCTGGAACTGATGTGGAACCTGTGCCTGTCGCCGTCGATCGGTCAGGAGTCGGCGGTCTACGACCAGGCCGTGGTCTATCAGGAATCACAGATCGCGTGGGGCAAAACGAATTACCGGGTCTTCTCTCCTCGCAATACTGGCCGTTTCGACGCCAGCAATCCGCTGAACACTCGTTCGTTCTTCCGTAACCAGGTCGAGTTGCCGCTGCGCGATAGCGGTACGTTGACGGTCGGGTATCAATTGTGGGACCAGGAAGGTTCGAACACGCGCCGCACCTGGGTCTACAACCCGGGCACTCGGCGGGTGCGGCAGGCACCCGAGTATGGTTTCGACCAGCCGACCGGCGCCGGCGGATTTCGAACCGTCGACGACGACCGGCTCTTCAACGGCTCGGGAGAGCGCTACGACTGGAAAATAATCGGCAAGAAGGAATACTACGTCCCCTACGACAACTACAAACTGCTGAGTTCGTCGGTCAAGTACTCAGATCTGCTGACGAAGCACCATGCCAATCCGGACTTCATGCGCTATGAGCTGCATCGCGTATGGGTACTCCAGGCGACGCTCAAGCCAGGCTTCCGCCATATCTATGCGAAGCGCGTGCTGTATCTGGACGAGGATACGTGGATGGCGCTCGCCGCGGACAACTATGACACACGAGGGCAACTCTGGCGCACTAACCTCGCAACGACCGTATATGCATACGACGCGAAACGCTTCTACCCGTCCGCCGTCTTCTATCACGATCTGCTGTCCAACGCGTATTTCGCGGACCGGTTGACCAACGAGCAACCGATGCCGTTGCTCAATCGCAGCCCCGAGTTCAACGAGACGTATTTCTCGCCGGATGCCGCACGCGGCGCGGGTACCTGA
- a CDS encoding DUF1302 domain-containing protein, which produces MRRAVIAAALGAMFNNVSWAGNTVQLGADTTLDYTVTASYGAALRTQNPSGNLLKPANINGDDGDRNFSKGSLTANRFSLLGEADLRHGAFGVFIRGNAFYDFAYHGTNDNNAPNTVNHSGPFNHFTSGAQYYNGQRAQLLDAYGYGTFNLGGTRLTVKAGNQVVAWGESLYFPNIAGAQGPVDATQSFVPGTEVKDILLPVPQVSTQWQITPNISLLAYYQFKFEPNQLNAAGSYFSFTDVVGPGAQFIIGPGGRHIPLGPDIRPSNSRQWGVGGRFRVGGDTEIGLYRLRYDDKNPNVVTTLFPSLMYQQKYFGGIDLTGASFSTQMYGANVAGEISYRQGAPVLVSVAGAAQTTRGNAIQGNLSAIYSIGPTFLAASQALSAEVSWVHVTNVTPLSGSTTLANTRDAAAYQIGWTLNYLNVFDGWDMAVPLNYANDFTGKSALGGALGSLTGVGDQRVSVGVTLTRLSNLQFGLTYAMFLGHANTVNRPLADRSYVAFNAKYSF; this is translated from the coding sequence ATGAGAAGAGCAGTCATCGCCGCAGCGCTGGGCGCCATGTTCAACAACGTGTCCTGGGCAGGTAACACGGTACAGTTGGGCGCCGACACCACACTCGATTACACGGTTACGGCGAGTTATGGTGCGGCGCTCCGCACGCAGAACCCAAGTGGCAATCTGCTTAAGCCTGCCAACATCAACGGCGACGACGGGGACCGGAACTTCAGCAAGGGAAGTCTCACCGCGAACCGCTTCAGCCTTCTTGGCGAAGCGGACCTTCGGCACGGGGCCTTTGGCGTATTCATACGCGGTAATGCGTTCTATGACTTCGCCTACCACGGCACCAACGACAACAATGCGCCCAACACCGTCAATCACTCGGGGCCATTCAACCACTTCACCTCCGGCGCGCAGTACTACAACGGACAGCGCGCACAACTACTCGACGCATATGGCTACGGCACATTCAATCTCGGCGGAACGCGGCTGACGGTGAAAGCGGGCAACCAGGTCGTTGCGTGGGGCGAAAGTCTGTATTTCCCCAACATCGCAGGCGCACAGGGTCCGGTCGATGCGACCCAGTCGTTCGTGCCAGGCACCGAGGTCAAGGACATCCTCTTGCCCGTTCCGCAAGTGTCGACACAATGGCAGATCACTCCGAACATCAGCCTGCTGGCCTACTACCAGTTCAAGTTCGAGCCGAATCAGCTCAACGCCGCGGGCAGCTATTTCAGCTTCACTGACGTTGTCGGGCCGGGCGCGCAATTCATCATCGGCCCTGGCGGGCGGCACATTCCGCTCGGCCCGGACATCAGACCGTCGAACAGCCGGCAATGGGGGGTAGGCGGCCGCTTCCGGGTCGGCGGCGACACCGAAATCGGTCTGTACCGCTTACGTTATGACGACAAGAACCCAAATGTCGTGACCACGCTGTTCCCGTCGCTGATGTATCAACAGAAATACTTCGGCGGCATCGATCTGACTGGAGCAAGCTTTTCGACGCAGATGTATGGCGCGAATGTCGCCGGCGAAATCAGTTACAGGCAAGGTGCGCCGGTACTCGTGAGCGTCGCTGGCGCGGCGCAAACGACGCGCGGCAATGCGATCCAGGGCAATCTGTCGGCGATCTACTCGATCGGCCCCACTTTTCTCGCCGCGTCGCAGGCGCTCTCCGCCGAAGTCTCGTGGGTACACGTGACAAATGTCACGCCACTGTCCGGCTCGACGACCTTGGCCAACACGCGCGACGCCGCAGCGTATCAGATCGGCTGGACGCTGAACTACCTCAACGTCTTCGACGGCTGGGACATGGCGGTGCCGCTCAACTACGCGAACGACTTCACCGGCAAGTCCGCACTTGGCGGCGCACTGGGTTCGCTGACGGGCGTCGGCGACCAGCGGGTGAGCGTCGGCGTGACGTTGACCCGTTTAAGTAACCTGCAGTTCGGCCTGACCTACGCGATGTTCCTCGGACATGCGAACACCGTGAACCGGCCTCTTGCCGACCGCAGCTATGTGGCATTCAACGCGAAATACTCATTCTGA
- a CDS encoding DMT family transporter → MNSRHSAIPVALIAAALFGAATPLAKALLGAMSPFMVAGLFYLGSGFGLGIGILLRGLHNRRAPAADAAPLQRADLPWLAGAIAAGGVAGPALLMLGLSSTPAATSALLLNLEGVLTAVIAWVVFRENVDSQVFLGMVAIVAGGTLLSWTPGRTGVPVGALLIVGACLCWAIDNNLTRKVAANDAMIIACVKGLIAGPVNIGIALATGATLPAVPVTAAAMLTGLGGYGISLVLFVVALRHLGSARTGAYFSIAPLFGVVLSLLIWPALPPATFWIAAALMALGIWLHVRERHEHTHAHERLEHTHRHRHDEHHEHTHDFPYDGNEPHSHPHVHLPITHSHAHFPDIHHRHRHAANKP, encoded by the coding sequence ATGAACTCCAGACATTCCGCGATTCCCGTCGCGCTCATCGCGGCCGCGCTGTTCGGCGCCGCGACTCCGCTCGCCAAGGCGCTGCTCGGCGCGATGTCGCCGTTCATGGTCGCCGGCCTGTTCTATCTCGGCAGCGGCTTCGGGCTCGGCATCGGGATCCTGCTGCGCGGGCTGCACAACCGTCGTGCACCGGCCGCGGACGCCGCGCCGCTGCAGCGCGCCGACCTGCCGTGGCTGGCCGGCGCGATCGCAGCGGGCGGCGTGGCCGGCCCGGCGTTGCTGATGCTCGGGCTGTCGAGCACGCCGGCGGCGACGAGCGCGCTGCTGCTGAATCTCGAAGGTGTGTTGACGGCCGTCATCGCGTGGGTCGTGTTTCGCGAGAACGTGGATTCGCAGGTGTTCCTGGGGATGGTCGCGATCGTCGCGGGCGGCACGCTGCTGTCGTGGACGCCTGGCCGGACCGGCGTGCCGGTCGGCGCGCTGCTGATCGTCGGCGCATGCCTGTGCTGGGCGATCGACAACAACCTGACCCGCAAGGTCGCCGCGAACGACGCGATGATCATCGCGTGCGTGAAAGGGCTGATCGCCGGGCCCGTGAACATCGGCATCGCGCTGGCGACCGGGGCGACGCTGCCCGCCGTGCCGGTCACGGCCGCTGCGATGCTGACGGGGCTCGGCGGCTACGGGATCAGCCTCGTGCTGTTCGTCGTCGCGCTGCGTCATCTCGGCAGCGCGCGTACGGGCGCGTATTTTTCAATTGCGCCGCTGTTCGGCGTCGTGCTGTCGCTGCTGATCTGGCCCGCGCTGCCGCCCGCGACATTCTGGATCGCCGCCGCGCTGATGGCGCTCGGTATCTGGCTGCACGTGCGCGAACGGCACGAACACACGCATGCGCACGAGCGGCTCGAGCACACGCACCGGCATCGGCACGACGAACATCACGAGCATACGCATGACTTTCCGTACGACGGCAACGAACCGCATTCGCATCCGCATGTGCATCTGCCGATCACGCATAGTCACGCACATTTCCCGGACATTCATCACCGGCATCGGCATGCGGCGAATAAGCCATGA
- a CDS encoding NADH:flavin oxidoreductase, which yields MLDGRPTPPAHTSPFSPVRIGPLTLRNRFIKSGANEGMMPIGLPTQALVKHHRDLAAGGVGMTTVAYAAVARDGLTFSHQMHMHADVVPHLRVLTDAVHREGAAACLQITHAGSFTMMRHGGRRTAPSASPGLNVFGMLYGVYFQRAMNERDMTRVAAQFGDAARLARECGFDAVEIHMGHGYLLNQFLSPLSNRRRDGFGGSTEQRTRFPAQVLRQVKDAVGAHLAVACKLSVNDGVPGGNRPQDSAVTARILEAEGADLLSLSGGRNVESPWVLFGSPMPTALMKAAAPHALARFGVTMLEKRTPRDLAFRDLYFLDDSRVIRQAVRMPLAYVGGVKALASVEQLMAEGFDCVALARALIHDPLLVEHFRTGHVRRSECTSCNACVAKIYDPAGVSCVLCLPNDPALTQVLAAE from the coding sequence ATGCTCGACGGTCGTCCGACGCCTCCCGCTCACACTTCCCCCTTTTCCCCAGTTCGTATCGGCCCACTCACGCTTCGCAACCGTTTCATCAAGTCCGGCGCCAACGAAGGCATGATGCCGATCGGGCTGCCCACGCAAGCACTCGTCAAGCACCATCGCGACCTCGCGGCCGGCGGTGTCGGCATGACCACGGTTGCCTATGCGGCAGTCGCGCGCGACGGATTGACCTTCTCGCACCAGATGCACATGCACGCGGACGTGGTCCCGCATCTGCGCGTGCTGACGGACGCAGTACATCGGGAAGGCGCAGCCGCGTGCCTGCAGATCACTCATGCGGGATCGTTCACGATGATGCGCCATGGCGGGCGCCGCACCGCCCCCTCCGCGTCGCCCGGGCTGAACGTGTTCGGGATGCTGTACGGCGTGTACTTTCAGCGCGCGATGAACGAACGCGATATGACACGCGTCGCTGCACAGTTCGGCGATGCGGCGCGCCTCGCGCGCGAGTGTGGGTTCGATGCCGTTGAAATTCACATGGGCCACGGCTATCTGCTCAACCAGTTTCTGTCGCCGTTGAGCAATCGACGACGCGACGGCTTCGGCGGCTCGACCGAACAGCGCACGCGTTTTCCCGCGCAGGTGTTGCGTCAGGTAAAAGACGCAGTCGGTGCACACCTCGCGGTCGCCTGCAAACTGAGTGTCAACGACGGCGTGCCGGGCGGCAACCGACCGCAGGACTCTGCCGTGACCGCGCGCATCCTGGAAGCGGAAGGGGCAGATCTGCTCTCGCTGAGCGGCGGACGCAACGTCGAAAGTCCGTGGGTGCTATTCGGCAGCCCGATGCCCACTGCTCTCATGAAAGCTGCGGCGCCGCATGCGCTGGCTCGCTTCGGTGTGACGATGCTGGAAAAACGCACACCGCGCGACCTCGCATTCCGGGATCTGTATTTTCTCGACGATTCCAGAGTGATCCGGCAAGCGGTGCGTATGCCGCTCGCTTATGTCGGCGGCGTCAAAGCGCTTGCAAGTGTCGAGCAATTGATGGCCGAAGGCTTTGACTGCGTCGCGCTCGCGCGTGCACTGATTCACGACCCGCTGCTTGTCGAGCATTTTCGAACTGGCCATGTGAGGCGCTCCGAGTGCACCAGTTGCAACGCATGCGTGGCGAAGATCTACGATCCCGCAGGCGTCAGCTGCGTGCTCTGCTTACCTAACGACCCCGCGCTTACACAAGTGCTTGCCGCTGAGTGA
- a CDS encoding DUF2889 domain-containing protein — protein MVPPHDIPHDDITREEIHHRQIDMRGYRRSDGLFEVTACLADRKTRDFMPPGGTRTVAALSPIHDLGVTLVFDADMVVRAVSTFIRSHPYAQCPGGGDSLQALVGLSIGAGWNSEIRKRLPSCDTCTHLKELLGPVATTAYQTMVGVRRSSLEARDSEGKPLKIDSCHAYGASRDLVKRLWPEYHRPSATAKGS, from the coding sequence ATGGTTCCCCCACACGACATCCCGCACGACGACATCACGCGCGAGGAGATTCACCATCGGCAGATCGACATGCGCGGCTATCGGCGCAGCGACGGCCTGTTCGAAGTGACGGCCTGCCTCGCGGACCGCAAGACCCGTGATTTCATGCCACCGGGCGGCACGCGGACGGTCGCGGCGCTGTCGCCGATCCACGACCTCGGCGTGACGCTGGTCTTCGACGCCGACATGGTCGTCCGCGCCGTATCCACGTTCATCCGGTCGCATCCGTATGCGCAGTGTCCGGGCGGCGGGGACTCGCTGCAGGCGCTCGTCGGATTGAGCATCGGTGCCGGCTGGAACAGCGAGATCCGCAAGCGCCTGCCGTCCTGCGATACGTGCACGCATCTGAAGGAATTGCTCGGCCCGGTCGCAACCACGGCCTATCAGACGATGGTCGGCGTGCGGCGGTCATCGCTCGAAGCCCGCGACAGCGAAGGCAAGCCGCTCAAGATCGACAGTTGCCACGCGTATGGCGCATCGCGCGATCTCGTGAAACGTCTTTGGCCCGAATACCACCGGCCTTCGGCGACGGCAAAAGGCAGCTAG
- a CDS encoding flavodoxin family protein — translation MKTLLIVYHTMTGGTQQMAEAAAGAAREQPGVDVRLQRADATSADDVLAADAYLFATPENLAAMSGLMKDFFDRCYYAALDRVNGRPYAAMICAGSDGQNALRQIDRIATGWRLKNVAPGLIVCTHAQTPERILAPKTIDDDDRARCAELGAGLAAGLALGVF, via the coding sequence ATGAAGACGCTGTTGATCGTCTATCACACGATGACCGGAGGCACGCAGCAGATGGCCGAAGCGGCGGCCGGCGCGGCGCGCGAGCAACCCGGCGTCGACGTCAGGCTGCAACGCGCGGACGCGACGAGCGCAGACGATGTGCTGGCCGCCGACGCATACCTGTTTGCGACGCCCGAGAATCTCGCGGCGATGTCCGGGCTGATGAAGGACTTCTTCGATCGCTGCTACTACGCGGCGCTCGATCGTGTGAACGGCCGTCCGTACGCGGCGATGATCTGCGCGGGAAGCGACGGACAGAACGCGCTGCGCCAGATCGACCGGATCGCGACCGGATGGCGATTGAAGAACGTGGCGCCCGGCCTGATCGTCTGTACTCACGCGCAAACGCCGGAGCGCATCCTCGCGCCGAAGACGATCGACGACGATGATCGTGCCCGCTGCGCCGAACTCGGTGCGGGCCTGGCCGCGGGACTCGCGCTGGGCGTCTTCTGA
- a CDS encoding ProQ/FinO family protein — protein MGFEQLAELRAQLAAKAKQERNEKRPAAPTDAGAKPKSGDRPARGAKPGAGAKAQHRAKPASAKPSAPVDPVIVAIGKLQRKFPNAFPKNPAPKVPLKVGIWDDLAREAQAVGLNEAELREAMSTWCRGNRYWSCLVEDAVRVDLQGNEAGRVTHDDAARARRLKARRPGGKGAAQSAKGAQQPPKVEQQTEAAAAPEPANAEAQTDVAPQVEQQTAGNE, from the coding sequence ATGGGTTTTGAACAACTTGCCGAATTGCGGGCTCAACTCGCAGCGAAGGCCAAGCAGGAGCGCAACGAGAAGCGGCCGGCAGCGCCGACGGACGCCGGTGCGAAACCGAAGTCCGGCGACCGGCCGGCCCGCGGGGCCAAACCGGGTGCCGGCGCCAAAGCGCAGCATCGCGCGAAGCCCGCTTCGGCGAAGCCGTCGGCGCCGGTCGATCCGGTCATCGTTGCGATCGGCAAACTGCAGCGGAAGTTTCCGAACGCGTTTCCGAAGAATCCGGCCCCTAAAGTGCCGCTCAAGGTCGGCATCTGGGACGACCTCGCCCGCGAGGCACAGGCCGTGGGCCTCAACGAAGCCGAACTGCGCGAAGCGATGTCGACGTGGTGCCGCGGCAATCGCTACTGGTCGTGCCTCGTCGAAGACGCGGTGCGGGTCGATCTGCAGGGCAACGAAGCAGGGCGCGTGACGCATGACGACGCAGCACGGGCGCGCCGGCTGAAGGCACGCCGCCCGGGCGGCAAGGGTGCGGCGCAATCGGCCAAGGGTGCGCAGCAGCCGCCGAAGGTCGAGCAGCAGACCGAGGCCGCCGCCGCGCCGGAACCGGCAAACGCGGAAGCGCAGACCGACGTCGCGCCGCAGGTCGAGCAGCAAACGGCAGGAAACGAGTAA
- a CDS encoding SDR family oxidoreductase: MSRQFRAAGINVIGIDLQKTDIIANLATAAGRNLAVDAVLQHTGGVVDRLICCAGLGPQAEPPGLTAAVNYFGTVAMLDGLFNVLQRATRPSAVVVASNSAVLQPWNGQPLCDAYLDGDEARVQTLLAGVPAEQAGYVAYASSKYAVSVAVRQRTAVWGQAGIRLNALAPGAVQTPLLEAGLRDPRYADAIRNFGAPLGRRAEPDEIASVISFVSSEQASFIHGSVLFVDGGLDASVRPFKF, translated from the coding sequence GTGTCGCGGCAGTTCAGGGCCGCCGGCATCAACGTGATCGGCATCGATCTTCAGAAAACCGACATCATCGCCAATCTCGCGACCGCCGCAGGCCGGAATCTCGCGGTAGACGCTGTGCTGCAACACACCGGCGGCGTAGTGGACAGGCTGATCTGCTGTGCCGGGCTGGGCCCCCAAGCGGAGCCGCCCGGCCTGACCGCAGCGGTCAACTACTTCGGCACGGTCGCGATGCTCGATGGATTGTTCAACGTGCTGCAACGCGCGACTCGGCCGTCGGCCGTCGTGGTCGCGTCGAACTCGGCCGTGCTCCAGCCATGGAACGGGCAGCCGCTGTGTGACGCCTATCTCGACGGGGACGAAGCCCGGGTGCAAACCTTGCTCGCCGGTGTGCCCGCCGAGCAGGCCGGTTACGTGGCCTATGCGAGTTCGAAGTACGCAGTGTCGGTGGCGGTGCGCCAGCGCACGGCGGTGTGGGGCCAGGCCGGAATCCGCCTGAATGCGCTCGCTCCGGGTGCCGTGCAGACGCCACTACTCGAAGCAGGGTTGCGCGATCCACGCTACGCCGACGCGATCCGCAATTTCGGCGCACCGCTTGGCCGCCGCGCCGAACCCGACGAAATCGCGTCAGTGATCAGCTTCGTGTCGAGCGAACAGGCATCGTTCATCCACGGCAGCGTGCTGTTCGTCGACGGCGGCCTCGACGCCAGCGTACGTCCATTCAAATTCTGA
- a CDS encoding TetR/AcrR family transcriptional regulator gives MDTSTPPQRLTDRKRAAIIEAAIEEFLASGYDATSMDRIAARADVSKRTVYNHFPGKETLFAAILHKLWDATQTGSSPTYRADVPLREQLLALLGRKLRLLNDEAFLALARVAIGAAIHSPERARDMVERLGEREEDLTVWVRAAAAAGRLSVTDPVFAAHQLQGVVKAFAFWPQVTMGQSPLAAPEQQKVAESAADMFLAYYARPDDGDA, from the coding sequence ATGGATACCAGCACTCCCCCTCAGCGCCTGACCGATCGAAAGCGTGCGGCCATTATCGAAGCGGCCATCGAGGAATTCCTCGCGTCCGGCTACGATGCGACCAGCATGGATCGCATCGCTGCGCGCGCGGACGTGTCGAAGCGCACGGTCTACAACCACTTTCCCGGCAAGGAAACGTTGTTCGCCGCGATCCTGCACAAGCTGTGGGATGCGACCCAAACCGGCAGTTCCCCGACGTATCGCGCCGACGTGCCGCTGCGCGAGCAACTGCTCGCATTGCTGGGCCGTAAATTGCGCCTGCTGAACGACGAAGCGTTTCTCGCGCTCGCGCGTGTTGCGATCGGCGCGGCCATCCATTCGCCGGAGCGTGCGCGCGACATGGTCGAGCGCCTCGGCGAGCGCGAGGAAGACCTGACGGTCTGGGTGCGTGCGGCAGCGGCGGCCGGCCGCCTGTCGGTCACCGATCCGGTGTTCGCCGCGCACCAGTTGCAGGGTGTCGTGAAGGCATTCGCGTTCTGGCCGCAAGTCACGATGGGCCAGTCGCCGCTCGCGGCGCCGGAGCAACAGAAGGTCGCGGAGTCCGCTGCCGACATGTTTCTCGCGTACTACGCGCGTCCGGACGACGGCGACGCATGA